From a single Nakaseomyces glabratus chromosome H, complete sequence genomic region:
- the NOG1 gene encoding putative GTPase NOG1 (CAGL0H05709g~Ortholog(s) have role in assembly of large subunit precursor of preribosome, cellular response to drug, rRNA processing, ribosomal large subunit biogenesis, ribosomal subunit export from nucleus), which yields MQLSWKDIPTVAPANDMLDIVLNRTQRKTPTVIRPGFKITRIRAFYMRKVKFTAEGFEEKFDDILKGFPNINDVHPFHRDLMDTLYEKNHYKISLAAVSRAKTLVEQVSRDYTRLLKFGQSLFQCKQLKRAALGRMATIVKKLKDPLVYLEQVRQHLGRLPSIDPNTRTLLICGYPNVGKSSFLRCITKSDVEVQPYAFTTKSLYVGHFDYKYLRFQAIDTPGILDRPTEEMNNIEMQSIYAIAHLRSCVMYFMDLSEQCGFSVEAQVKLFHSIKPLFANKSVMVVINKTDIIRPEDLDEERAKLLQTVTELPGVEIMSASCQLEDNVMNVRNKACEKLLASRIENKLKSQARITNVLNKIHVAKPQARDDVERTPYIPEEFKKLKKYDPEDPERRLLARDIEAENGGAGVFNINLKDKYILDDDEWKNDIMPEIMDGKNVYDFLDPDIAAKLQALEEEEERLEKEGFYDSDEDESYGGFDQEEIDEIREKADWIRNKQKKMIAEARNKKSLRNKAMMPRSKLVKSFGDMEKHMATLGHDMSSLQDKHRAAAEKSRYVETGADVVFGQNDSMASGSNGGKLRQSDRLLDGVADGSMRSKADRMAKLQRRQRNRDARQGEADRHATASLPKHLFSGKRGIGKSDFR from the coding sequence ATGCAATTGTCTTGGAAGGATATCCCTACGGTTGCGCCTGCAAATGATATGCTGGACATTGTCCTTAACAGGACGCAAAGAAAGACGCCTACTGTTATTAGACCTGGTTTCAAGATTACTAGAATCAGGGCTTTCTACATGAGAAAGGTGAAGTTCACTGCTGAGggttttgaagaaaagttCGATGATATCTTGAAAGGTTTTCCAAACATTAATGATGTGCATCCTTTCCACCGTGATCTGATGGACACATTGTATGAGAAGAACCATTATAAGATTTCCTTGGCTGCTGTTTCCCGTGCTAAGACTCTGGTTGAGCAAGTTTCTAGAGATTACACTAGATTGCTGAAGTTTGGTCAGTCTCTTTTCCAATGTAAGCAGTTGAAGAGAGCCGCTTTGGGTAGAATGGCTACCATCGtcaagaagttgaaggATCCACTAGTGTATCTAGAACAAGTTCGTCAGCACTTGGGTAGATTGCCATCTATTGATCCAAACACAAGAACTCTGTTGATTTGTGGTTATCCAAATGTTGGTAAGTCTTCATTCTTGAGATGTATCACCAAGTCTGATGTCGAGGTCCAACCATATGCGTTCACAACAAAGAGTTTATATGTTGGTCATTTTGACTACAAGTACCTGCGTTTCCAAGCTATTGACACGCCGGGTATTCTGGACAGACCAACTGAAGAAATGAACAACATTGAAATGCAGTCTATTTACGCTATTGCCCACTTGCGTTCCTGTGTCATGTACTTCATGGATCTTTCAGAACAGTGTGGTTTCTCAGTTGAAGCACAAGTTAAATTATTCCACTCCATCAAGCCATTGTTCGCTAACAAATCTGTTATGGTTGTTATCAACAAGACCGATATCATAAGACCAGAAGATCTAGACGAGGAACGTGCTAAATTGCTACAAACTGTCACGGAACTTCCAGGTGTTGAGATCATGAGTGCCTCTTGTCAGTTGGAGGATAACGTTATGAACGTTAGAAACAAGGCTTGTGAAAAGTTGTTGGCCTCcagaattgaaaacaaattgaaatCTCAAGCTAGAATCACAAATGTCTTGAACAAGATCCATGTCGCTAAGCCTCAGGCTAGAGATGACGTTGAAAGAACTCCATACATTCCTGAAGAATTCAAGAAACTAAAGAAATATGATCCAGAGGATCCAGAAAGAAGACTCTTGGCCAGAGATATCGAAGCCGAGAATGGTGGTGCTGGTGTCTTTAACATTAACTTGAAGgataaatatattcttgatgACGATGAATGGAAGAACGATATAATGCCAGAAATCATGGACGGTAAGAACGTCTACGATTTCTTAGACCCAGATATTGCTGCTAAGTTGCAAGCtctagaagaagaagaagaaagattgGAGAAGGAAGGTTTCTACGACtctgatgaggatgaaagCTACGGTGGTTTCGATCAAGAGGAAATTGATGAGATCAGAGAAAAGGCTGATTGGATCAGAAAcaagcagaagaagatgattGCCGAGGCTAGAAACAAAAAGTCTTTGAGAAACAAGGCCATGATGCCACGTTCAAAACTTGTTAAGTCTTTCGGTGACATGGAAAAGCATATGGCAACTTTGGGTCACGATATGTCTTCTTTGCAAGACAAGCACAGAGCTGCCGCCGAAAAGAGCAGGTATGTTGAGACGGGTGCTGATGTTGTCTTTGGACAAAATGACAGCATGGCTTCTGGATCAAACGGTGGTAAACTAAGACAAAGCGACAGACTATTGGATGGTGTTGCTGATGGTTCTATGAGAAGTAAAGCAGACAGAATGGCCAAGCTACaaagaagacaaagaaaCAGAGACGCTAGACAAGGTGAAGCCGACAGACACGCCACTGCTTCTCTACCCAAGCATTTGTTCAGTGGTAAGCGTGGTATTGGTAAGTCTGATTTCCGTTAA
- the SEC62 gene encoding Sec63 complex subunit SEC62 (CAGL0H05731g~Ortholog(s) have protein transporter activity, role in posttranslational protein targeting to membrane, translocation and Sec62/Sec63 complex, plasma membrane localization), translating into MDQSAVLAIASFVRNRSELKARKGLFQDKPTDFFRYKRFVRCLKSDAYKKKSLKQPDLYPPLPEDEEKFAELARGIFVEFIKNQLVVPGQKLHSYECKEHGLKPSKDYPHLIMSTKATLDDNEYYLWHYNPKTLTDYLIVFGVIGVILAFVCYPLWPASMRRGTYYLSLAAFGFLGVFFGVAIIRLIVFLISMLFIREKGGFWLFPNLFEDCGFFDSFKPLYGFGDKETYTYIKKMKKQKKRQAKKEKLKKLKEKAN; encoded by the coding sequence ATGGATCAAAGTGCAGTTCTCGCTATCGCCTCTTTTGTGCGTAACAGAAGCGAATTGAAAGCCAGGAAGGGTCTTTTCCAGGATAAGCCTACTGACTTCTTTAGATATAAGAGATTTGTGAGGTGTCTGAAGTCTGATGCGtataagaagaaatccCTAAAGCAGCCGGACCTATATCCACCTCTACCGGAGGATGAGGAGAAGTTTGCTGAATTAGCCAGAGGTATATTTGTGGAGTTCATCAAAAACCAATTGGTAGTACCGGGTCAGAAACTACATAGTTATGAATGTAAAGAACACGGATTAAAGCCCAGCAAGGACTATCCTCATCTAATAATGTCCACCAAGGCTACACTAGATGACAACGAATACTACTTGTGGCATTACAACCCCAAAACATTAACGGACTATTTAATTGTGTTTGGTGTGATTGGTGTCATTTTAGCATTTGTATGTTACCCTCTGTGGCCTGCATCTATGAGACGTGGTACATATTACCTGTCCTTGGCTGCCTTCGGCTTCCTAGGTGTATTCTTCGGTGTCGCAATTATCAGATTGATTGTGTTCCTAATATCAATGCTTTTCATTAGGGAAAAGGGCGGGTTCTGGTTGTTCCCTAACTTGTTTGAAGATTGTGGCTTCTTCGACAGTTTCAAACCACTTTACGGCTTTGGCGATAAAGAAACGTACACTTAtataaagaagatgaagaaacaaaagaagagGCAAgcaaagaaggaaaagttaaagaaactgaaagaaaaggCTAACTAA
- the GLR1 gene encoding glutathione-disulfide reductase GLR1 (CAGL0H05665g~Predicted glutathione oxidoreductase involved in oxidative stress response), whose protein sequence is MIVKRLFRTMAPVAKHFDYLVIGGGSGGVASSRRAASYGAKTLLIEGKALGGTCVNVGCVPKKVMWYASDLATRLTHAHEYGLAQNVPLSKESITFNWPEFKKKRDAYIHRLNGIYENNLKKEGVEVVFGWAKFNKDGNVEVTKHDNTTEVYSADRILVATGGKPVYPEKVPGFELGTDSDGFFRLEEQPKKVVVVGAGYIGIELAGVFHGLGSDSHLVIRGKTVLRKFDEIIQNTVTDYYVEEGINVHKETNVDKVEKDEKTGKLSVHLTNGQVLEDVDELIWTMGRRSLLGIGLENVGVKLNDKEQIITDEYQNTNVPNIYSLGDVSGRVELTPVAIAAGRKLSNRLFGPEQYRNDKLDYTNVPSVVFSHPEAGSIGLTEDEAIKQYGKDNIKVYTSKFTAMYYAMLEHKSPTRYKIICEGPNEKVVGLHIVGDSSAEILQGFGVAIKMGATKADFDNCVAIHPTSAEELVTMR, encoded by the coding sequence atgatagTAAAGAGATTATTTAGAACAATGGCTCCAGTTGCAAAGcattttgattatttaGTTATTGGTGGTGGTTCCGGTGGTGTTGCCTCCAGTAGAAGAGCAGCCTCATATGGTGCCAAGACCCTTTTGATTGAGGGTAAAGCCCTTGGTGGTACCTGTGTCAATGTCGGTTGTGTTCCAAAGAAGGTAATGTGGTATGCTTCTGACTTGGCCACCAGATTGACCCATGCCCACGAGTATGGTCTAGCACAAAACGTACCATTGTCTAAAGAATCTATTACTTTCAATTGGCCGGAAtttaagaagaaaagagatGCTTACATTCACAGATTGAATGGTATCTATGAAAATAACTTGAAAAAGGAAGGTGTTGAAGTAGTATTTGGTTGGGCTAAATTTAACAAGGATGGTAACGTTGAAGTTACAAAGCATGATAATACTACTGAGGTGTACTCTGCTGACCGTATTTTAGTTGCCACTGGTGGTAAACCTGTGTACCCAGAAAAGGTTCCAGGATTTGAATTGGGTACAGACTCTGACGGTTTCTTCCGCCTGGAAGAACAACCAAAAAAAGTGGTAGTTGTTGGCGCAGGTTACATTGGTATTGAGTTGGCAGGTGTATTCCATGGATTAGGATCTGATTCCCATCTAGTTATTAGAGGTAAAACTGTTTTGAGAAAGTTCGATGAGATTATTCAAAATACTGTTACCGACTATTATGTTGAGGAAGGTATTAATGTCCATAAGGAAACTAATGTTGACAAGGTTGAAAAAGATGAGAAAACTGGTAAATTGTCTGTTCATTTGACCAATGGACAAGTCCTTGAAGATGTTGATGAATTGATTTGGACTATGGGTCGTAGATCATTGCTGGGAATCGGCCTAGAAAACGTTGGTGTGAAGCTGAATGACAAGGAACAGATCATTACAGATGAATATCAAAACACCAACGTTCCAAATATCTACTCTCTTGGTGATGTCTCTGGACGTGTGGAATTGACTCCTGTTGCTATTGCAGCCGGTAGAAAGTTATCAAACAGATTGTTTGGCCCTGAGCAATACCGTAATGATAAACTTGATTACACAAACGTTCCAAGTGTTGTCTTCTCGCATCCAGAAGCGGGTTCTATTGGTCTAACTGAAGATGAAGCAATTAAGCAGTACGGTAAGGACAACATCAAGGTTTACACCAGTAAATTCACAGCTATGTACTATGCCATGTTGGAACACAAATCTCCAACTAGATACAAGATCATCTGTGAAGGTCCAAATGAGAAGGTTGTCGGTCTTCACATTGTAGGTGACTCTTCTGCAGAAATACTGCAAGGGTTTGGTGTCGCAATCAAAATGGGTGCCACAAAGGCTGATTTTGACAACTGTGTGGCTATTCATCCAACCAGTGCTGAGGAATTGGTTACTATGAGATAA
- the SSU1 gene encoding Ssu1p (CAGL0H05687g~Ortholog(s) have sulfite transmembrane transporter activity): MRRLMKQLVRDFEPFMFVMVMASGISSNLLYDFAFPSHWMRVCSYIMFGIACAIFIVLQIYVFVHAYYSIKKDSFKVYFKRYYAGVTYGPFWGAYPMGLATIINYISFLANNEAAGTGNAKRLIVLAYALWWYDQLISLLTAWGVSFLIWQKYDFDKNDISPHVTPNQKSAAETLKSVLLLGVIPLVVASSSLGGFTMSPIFIKYFGRHIQLLNIFVCALSLFHALIFVFFIITIYIWSLYVNKIPPMGQVFSMFLILGPLGQGSYSFLLIGENVEKYTHLYYRPGHPYYNELLVEIIPWCFKIIFLLLVLALVSLGYFFTFLCFISILSYSKTKDATGPKVKRIYTFHKGWLGMTFPMGTMSLANKEIYVIYNNYVPVKTFRYIGAIYGGVCICWTIICLTLTLLQSIIKPVYFRYSKWKETEENTSTEKSLESSNDIQESCQDDFTRLV, translated from the coding sequence ATGCGGCGGTTGATGAAGCAGTTGGTTCGGGACTTTGAGCCCTTTATGTTTGTTATGGTGATGGCCTCTGGTATCTCCAGCAACTTGCTGTATGATTTCGCCTTTCCTTCACACTGGATGCGTGTTTGCTCATACATCATGTTTGGTATTGCGTGTGCTATATTCATCGTGTTGCAAATATACGTATTTGTACATGCATACTATTCTATCAAGAAGGACTCTTTCAAAGTGTATTTTAAAAGATACTATGCCGGCGTCACGTATGGCCCCTTTTGGGGTGCATACCCTATGGGTTTGGCTACTATTATCAACTACATTTCATTCCTTGCAAATAATGAAGCTGCTGGTACTGGCAACGCCAAGCGTCTCATAGTGCTGGCCTATGCTCTATGGTGGTATGATCAACTTATCTCTTTATTAACTGCATGGGGTGTTTCCTTTCTCATATGGCAAAAGTAtgattttgacaaaaacGATATTAGTCCCCATGTTACTCCAAATCAGAAATCAGCAGCAGAGACTCTGAAAAGTGTGCTTCTGTTGGGAGTCATACCTCTGGTGGTTGCATCTTCAAGCCTGGGTGGCTTTACAATGAGTCCCatctttatcaaatattttggGAGACACATTCAATTACTTAACATATTCGTGTGCGCCTTGAGTTTGTTTCACGCACTGATATTTGtgtttttcattattacaATTTACATTTGGAGTCTTTATGTGAATAAGATTCCTCCCATGGGCCAAGTCTTCTCGATGTTTTTGATCTTGGGTCCATTAGGTCAAGGAAGTTACAGTTTCTTGTTGATAGGTGAGAATGTTGAAAAATACACCCATTTATATTACAGACCTGGGCATCCTTATTATAACGAACTCCTTGTTGAAATAATTCCTTGGTGCTTTAAGATCATCTTCTTACTGTTGGTGTTAGCCTTAGTATCGTTGGGATATTTTTTCACCTTCCTTTGCTTTATCTCCATTCTTTCTTACTCCAAGACAAAGGACGCCACAGGGCCCAAGGTGAAGAGAATATACACTTTCCACAAAGGTTGGCTGGGAATGACTTTCCCAATGGGTACAATGAGTCTAGCTAACAAGGAGATATATGTTATCTACAACAATTATGTCCCAGTAAAGACATTCAGGTACATTGGTGCTATTTACGGTGGTGTCTGTATCTGTTGGACTATCATATGTTTAACACTGACTCTGTTACAATCAATTATAAAGCCTGTTTACTTTAGATATTCTAAATGGAAGGAAACTGAAGAAAACACAAGTACTGAGAAATCTTTGGAGAGCAGCAATGATATTCAAGAGTCCTGTCAAGATGATTTTACGAGATTGGTATGA
- the RLM1 gene encoding Rlm1p (CAGL0H05621g~Putative transcription factor with a predicted role in cell wall integrity) — MGRRKIEIEPIRDDRNRLVTFIKRKQGLFKKAHELAVLCEVDVAVIILGSNDTFYEFSSVDTNQLLDAYQNKPELHHDCCDPSAFGDFKKNKTTILHHSRSTARPTNTTTKDISMSQIEDTTGDEDEDESNTKDEDTNNYTYHNKEPDNRYNSSISDISKTRDNSQFISNNNRGFPKRPFVQTMDSFDNNSSDNSSSDTNNTKRMRFDNQNSSGRFSVNQNSTTALHDSNQNPTQLEQQSLQQQGLPQPPQLQQQSLEQQQQQQPQEFQPGNSTGLSNNLQQHVQKQFQNLFMMTKGARQMPKPIGLSQSFSSMNGGQPSDEDSLTPVMNPNSSGSSDQNNGSENISNEMMSENKENSTIQEDLSAESNERNDTPSEGGPPKPNLTVDIPSNQFVNSATIHDDTSSVSTNGQRQYQIQLNGINSNDNLLKNLSPISSNPLSAFDRSNQSKLIWKTPSGLTPGLPAVLSFSPTTTQFQGTTPINTMLPTRNSIASENQLESLNNPNFLQSQSSSLGDASAMKKPSLQPLHTITGNGNDVPAMGPPTGSMPSKYIQDLMVSSPNNPSMPMFPDWSLGPTNRGAQQPQENTYDPSHGNTGLTPFLQTGQTPTTRFFSFNSDMSEERSTK; from the coding sequence ATGGGTAGAAGAAAAATCGAAATCGAGCCAATAAGAGATGATAGGAACAGACTCGTTACATTTATAAAACGGAAACAAGGTTTGTTCAAGAAAGCACATGAGTTGGCCGTTCTATGTGAAGTCGATGTTGCTGTTATTATCCTTGGCAGTAACGATACCTTTTATGAGTTTTCATCTGTAGACACAAATCAACTACTGGATGCCTATCAGAATAAGCCGGAACTGCACCACGACTGCTGTGACCCTTCAGCATTTGGTgacttcaagaagaacaaaacaacaatTCTTCACCACAGCCGATCCACTGCTAGACCAACAAACACTACCACGAAAGACATATCAATGAGTCAAATAGAAGATACCACAGGCgatgaagacgaagatgaGAGCAATACAAAAGATGAAGACACAAACAACTATACCTATCACAATAAAGAGCCAGACAATCGATATAACTCTAGCATCAGTGATATTTCTAAAACTAGGGACAATTCTCAATTTATCTCAAATAACAATAGAGGTTTCCCGAAAAGACCATTTGTGCAAACAATGGACTCCTTTGACAATAATAGTAGTGATAACAGTTCTTCAGACACGAATAACACTAAACGTATGAGATTCGATAATCAGAATAGCTCAGGGAGGTTCAGTGTTAATCAAAATAGCACAACTGCATTACATGATAGTAATCAGAATCCAACACAGCTGGAACAGCAATCACTGCAGCAGCAGGGTCTGCCACAGCCACCGCAACTACAGCAACAATCACTGgagcaacaacaacagcaacaaccaCAAGAATTCCAACCTGGAAACTCAACAGGTTTATCCAATAATTTACAACAACATGTGCAAAAACAGTTCCAGAATTTGTTCATGATGACCAAAGGTGCAAGACAAATGCCTAAACCAATAGGACTATCCCAGTCGTTCTCATCTATGAATGGTGGCCAACCCTCCGATGAGGATTCACTAACCCCTGTAATGAATCCAAATTCATCAGGTAGCTCTGATCAGAACAATGGTAGTGAAAATATATCGAATGAAATGATGTCGGAAAACAAGGAAAATAGTACGATTCAAGAAGATCTTTCAGCTGAGAGCaatgaaagaaatgatACCCCTAGTGAAGGCGGTCCGCCCAAACCGAACCTTACTGTAGATATACCAAGCAATCAATTTGTTAATAGTGCAACAATACATGATGACACTTCATCAGTTTCCACAAATGGACAGAGGCAATACCAGATACAATTGAATGGAATCAACTCAAATGATAACTTACTCAAGAATTTATCTCCAATATCATCTAACCCATTATCTGCATTTGATAGGTCAAACCAATCAAAGTTGATATGGAAAACCCCAAGTGGATTAACACCAGGCTTACCAGCAGTACTATCATTTTCTCCCACTACCACACAATTCCAAGGTACCACTCCAATCAACACAATGCTGCCGACGCGCAATAGCATTGCTAGTGAGAACCAATTAGAAAGTCTCAACAATCCTAATTTTCTGCAGTCTCAATCTTCTTCGCTGGGCGACGCATCTGCTATGAAAAAACCCTCTTTACAACCATTGCATACAATTACTGGGAATGGCAATGATGTACCTGCAATGGGACCACCTACGGGATCGATGCCATCTAAATACATACAAGACTTGATGGTTTCGTCACCTAATAATCCCTCAATGCCAATGTTCCCAGACTGGTCACTGGGTCCCACGAATAGAGGCGCTCAACAACCTCAGGAGAACACATATGATCCATCTCATGGGAACACAGGGTTGACCCCATTTCTACAAACAGGCCAGACACCAACCACAAGATTCTTCAGTTTCAACAGCGATATGTCTGAAGAGAGAAGCACCAAGTAA
- a CDS encoding ceramidase (CAGL0H05599g~Ortholog(s) have dihydroceramidase activity, role in ceramide biosynthetic process, ceramide catabolic process and endoplasmic reticulum, fungal-type vacuole membrane localization) translates to MQFSWPYPDPETIDGYWGKPTALIDWCEENYVVTPYIAEWCNTITNAAFLVVAFYCTYSAYTNKLEKRFIFIGLGFSLVGIGSWLFHMTLQYRFQLLDELPMLYATVIPSWSIFVENQENLIKNVDERKAKSLRIQFIYSALLFGFVSILTWLYIVVRVVEIFQILYGVLTVMVVIASGILTYRDVHDPVAKRNLFTTMCLGIVPFVLGFICWQLDIHLCSLWIHIRRTYLELPLGILLELHGWWHLLTGTGVYIYVVYLQYLRVMTQGRGDDYIFIYRWSFFPELVKKGLTVRTPYSLEFWGPRADVKATKKE, encoded by the coding sequence ATGCAATTCAGCTGGCCATACCCTGATCCCGAGACCATCGATGGTTACTGGGGCAAGCCAACCGCTTTAATAGATTGGTGTGAAGAGAATTACGTTGTGACTCCATATATTGCAGAATGGTGTAACACTATAACGAACGCTGCTTTTTTGGTGGTTGCTTTTTATTGTACTTATTCTGCTTACACGAACAAATTGGAGAAAAGATTTATATTCATTGGTCTTGGTTTCTCCTTGGTTGGTATCGGCTCTTGGCTTTTCCACATGACTTTGCAATATCGCTTCCAATTGTTGGACGAACTGCCAATGCTTTATGCTACTGTTATACCATCTTGGAGTATCTTTGTTGAGAACCAGGAGAACTTGATTAAAAATGTCGATGAACGTAAGGCTAAATCCCTCAGAAttcaatttatttattCCGCTTTACTGTTCGGATTTGTGTCTATTTTAACTTGGCTATACATTGTGGTCAGAGTTGTTGAAATCTTCCAAATCTTATACGGTGTCCTGACAGTTATGGTCGTCATAGCTTCTGGTATCTTAACATACAGAGATGTTCATGATCCCGTGGCAAAGAGAAATTTATTTACCACTATGTGCTTAGGTATTGTACCATTTGTCCTTGGCTTTATCTGCTGGCAATTAGATATTCACCTGTGCTCATTGTGGATCCACATCAGAAGGACGTATTTGGAACTACCTTTAGGCATTCTCCTAGAACTTCACGGCTGGTGGCATTTATTGACCGGTACTGGTGTATACATCTACGTGGTGTACTTACAGTACTTGAGAGTTATGACGCAAGGTAGGGGTGACGActacattttcatttacAGATGGAGTTTCTTCCCAGAACTGGTTAAAAAGGGACTAACTGTAAGAACTCCATATTCTCTTGAGTTCTGGGGACCAAGAGCCGACGTGAAAGCgacaaaaaaagaatga
- the RPS6A gene encoding 40S ribosomal protein eS6 (CAGL0H05643g~Ortholog(s) have structural constituent of ribosome activity and role in maturation of SSU-rRNA from tricistronic rRNA transcript (SSU-rRNA, 5.8S rRNA, LSU-rRNA)): protein MKLNIAYPVNGTQKTVEVDDEHRVRVFYDKRIGQEIEGEAVGDEFKGYTFKITGGNDKQGFPMKQGVLLPTRVKLLLAKGHSCYRPRRSGERKRKSVRGAIVGPDLAVLSLVIVKKGEQELEGVTDATVPKRLGPKRANHIRKFFGLTKEDDVRDFVIRREVTKGEKTYTKAPKIQRLVTPQRLQRKRYQRNLKVRNAQAQREAAAEYAQLLAKRLAERKAEKAETRKRRASSLKA from the exons ATGAAG TTGAACATTGCATACCCAGTTAACGGTACCCAAAAGACTGTCGAAGTCGATGACGAACACCGTGTCCGTGTCTTCTACGACAAGAGAATTGGTCAAGAAATCGAAGGTGAAGCTGTCGGTGATGAATTCAAGGGTTACACCTTCAAGATCACCGGTGGTAACGACAAGCAAGGTTTCCCAATGAAGCAAGGTGTCTTGTTGCCAACCAGAGTTAAGCTATTGTTGGCTAAGGGTCACTCCTGTTACAGACCAAGACGTTCTggtgaaagaaagagaaagtCTGTCAGAGGTGCCATTGTTGGTCCAGATTTGGCTGTCTTGTCTTTGGTCATCGTCAAGAAGGGTGAACAAGAACTAGAAGGTGTCACCGACGCTACTGTTCCAAAGAGATTGGGTCCAAAGAGAGCTAACCACATCAGAAAGTTCTTCGGTTTGACCAAGGAAGACGATGTCCGTGACTTCGTCATCAGAAGAGAAGTTACCAAGGGTGAAAAGACCTACACCAAGGCTCCAAAGATCCAAAGATTGGTTACTCCTCAAAGATTGCAAAGAAAGAGATACCAAAGAAACTTGAAGGTCAGAAACGCTCAAGCTCAAAGAGAAGCTGCTGCCGAATACGCTCAATTGTTGGCTAAGAGATTGGCTGAGAGAAAGGCTGAAAAGGCTGAAACCAGAAAGAGAAgagcttcttctttgaaggCTTAA